One Laribacter hongkongensis DSM 14985 DNA window includes the following coding sequences:
- a CDS encoding ABC transporter ATP-binding protein, producing MMKARGLTKTFNPGTPIENPALRGIDLHIPNGQFVTVIGSNGAGKSTFLNALSGDLIVDTGSIHIDGKDVTRLSAWQRAGMVARVFQDPMAGTCEGLSIEENLALAWQRGERRHLRPAVTSGLREIFREKLSILKLGLENRLTDRMGLLSGGQRQAVSLLMASLRPSRLLLLDEHTAALDPKTAAFVLELTDQIVNANGLTTLMVTHSMRQALDHGERTIMLHQGRIVLDVSGDERQRMDVPDLLAMFERTRGEKIADDALLLG from the coding sequence ATGATGAAGGCCCGGGGTCTGACCAAGACTTTCAATCCAGGTACTCCGATCGAAAACCCGGCCCTGCGCGGCATTGACCTGCACATTCCCAACGGCCAGTTCGTGACGGTGATCGGCAGTAACGGCGCCGGGAAATCCACTTTCCTGAACGCCTTGTCCGGTGACCTGATCGTCGATACCGGCAGTATTCACATCGATGGAAAAGACGTCACCAGGCTGAGCGCCTGGCAACGTGCGGGCATGGTGGCCCGTGTATTCCAGGACCCGATGGCCGGTACCTGCGAAGGGCTCAGCATCGAGGAGAACCTTGCCCTTGCCTGGCAGCGGGGTGAACGCCGGCATTTGCGCCCGGCGGTTACGTCAGGCCTGCGCGAGATTTTCCGTGAAAAGCTGTCGATCCTGAAACTGGGTCTGGAAAACCGCCTGACCGACCGCATGGGCCTGCTGTCCGGAGGACAACGCCAGGCTGTCAGCCTGCTGATGGCCTCGCTCCGCCCGTCCCGGTTACTGCTGCTGGACGAACACACGGCAGCACTGGATCCCAAGACAGCAGCATTCGTGCTGGAGCTGACTGACCAGATCGTCAATGCAAACGGACTCACCACCCTGATGGTGACCCACTCCATGCGCCAGGCCCTGGATCACGGCGAACGCACCATCATGCTGCATCAAGGGCGGATCGTGCTGGATGTTTCAGGTGACGAGCGCCAACGCATGGACGTACCGGATCTCCTTGCCATGTTCGAGCGGACACGGGGTGAAAAAATTGCTGACGATGCCTTGCTTCTAGGATGA
- a CDS encoding ABC transporter permease, whose protein sequence is MSLISLLGALEIGLIFALVALGVLISFRILNFPDLTADGSFPLGGAVAATLIVGGTDPWIACIAAMLAGAAAGWVTAWLNVRLNILQLLASILVMVALYSINLRIMGAPNVPLLGEPTVFEPFMDPASDAAMWIQPGVLAAIVVAAKLALDAYFASQSGLAMRATGANPRMARAQGVSTNRAVLSGLALSNALIALGGALYVQTQGGADISMGIGTIVIGLAAVIIGETLLPSRSLWVITLATVFGALLYRFLIALALSADFLAAQDLNLITALLVGFALVLPMIKARFKARKGAAS, encoded by the coding sequence ATGTCCCTGATTTCACTCCTGGGGGCGCTGGAAATCGGCCTGATCTTTGCACTGGTTGCTTTGGGCGTCCTGATTTCCTTCCGCATCCTGAATTTTCCCGACCTGACGGCAGACGGCAGCTTTCCTCTGGGTGGTGCCGTGGCGGCCACACTGATCGTTGGCGGAACCGATCCCTGGATTGCCTGTATCGCAGCCATGCTGGCAGGTGCTGCCGCCGGTTGGGTCACGGCCTGGCTGAACGTGCGGCTGAACATCCTGCAACTTCTGGCCAGCATTCTGGTGATGGTGGCACTGTACTCGATCAACCTGCGCATCATGGGCGCACCCAATGTGCCTCTTCTGGGCGAACCGACGGTATTCGAGCCTTTCATGGATCCGGCCAGTGATGCCGCCATGTGGATCCAGCCAGGCGTACTGGCCGCCATCGTGGTGGCAGCCAAACTGGCGCTTGACGCCTATTTTGCCTCCCAGTCAGGACTGGCCATGCGGGCCACCGGCGCCAATCCGCGCATGGCACGTGCACAAGGGGTCAGCACTAATCGTGCTGTCCTGAGCGGGCTGGCCCTGTCCAATGCCCTGATTGCCCTTGGTGGCGCCCTGTACGTACAGACCCAGGGCGGTGCCGACATCTCCATGGGGATCGGAACCATCGTGATCGGCCTGGCTGCCGTGATCATTGGCGAGACGCTTTTGCCGAGCCGGTCGCTGTGGGTCATTACGCTGGCAACCGTATTCGGTGCCCTGCTCTACCGTTTCCTGATCGCACTGGCCTTGTCGGCCGATTTTCTCGCCGCACAGGACCTGAACCTGATTACGGCGCTGCTGGTCGGCTTCGCCTTGGTGCTGCCGATGATCAAGGCACGTTTCAAAGCCCGCAAAGGAGCCGCATCATGA
- a CDS encoding ABC transporter substrate-binding protein, whose protein sequence is MKRRNALSLIACGLMAAFAPLSYANDVKSVGVTAIVDHPALDDVRKGVEDELKAQGFVPGKNLKYQFQSAQGNTATAGQIARKFVGDKVDAIVAIATPSAQAAVAASRGTTPVVFAAVTDPVAAKLVKSWNAGNGNVTGVSDKLAIPPQVDLILKVKPGVKKVGMVYSPGEVNSVMVAKELKAELGRRGMTLVEAPAPRTVDVGPAAKSLVGKVDALYTSTDNNVVSTYESLANVANVSRIPLIASDTDSVERGAIAALGQSYYDMGRQTGKIVVRILKGEKTNSIAPQLGEKLSLVVNQTSAQKQGAPLSDALKQEAKTVLK, encoded by the coding sequence ATGAAACGACGCAATGCTCTGAGTCTTATCGCCTGCGGCCTGATGGCCGCTTTCGCTCCGCTTAGTTACGCCAACGATGTCAAATCCGTCGGGGTAACGGCGATTGTTGACCACCCGGCACTTGATGACGTGCGCAAAGGCGTGGAAGACGAACTCAAGGCCCAGGGTTTCGTCCCCGGCAAGAACCTGAAGTACCAGTTCCAGAGCGCCCAGGGCAATACCGCCACGGCCGGCCAGATTGCCCGCAAGTTTGTCGGCGACAAGGTTGATGCCATTGTGGCCATCGCCACACCCAGCGCCCAGGCTGCGGTTGCAGCCAGCCGTGGCACCACTCCCGTGGTATTTGCTGCGGTGACAGATCCGGTGGCAGCCAAGCTGGTCAAGAGCTGGAATGCCGGCAACGGCAACGTGACCGGTGTGTCCGACAAGCTGGCGATTCCGCCGCAGGTGGACCTGATCCTGAAGGTCAAGCCGGGCGTCAAGAAGGTCGGCATGGTCTACAGCCCGGGCGAAGTCAACTCGGTGATGGTTGCCAAGGAACTCAAGGCCGAGCTGGGCCGTCGAGGCATGACGCTGGTCGAAGCACCGGCTCCGCGTACGGTTGATGTGGGCCCGGCCGCCAAGAGCCTCGTCGGCAAGGTGGATGCGCTGTATACCTCGACTGACAACAACGTGGTGTCGACCTATGAGTCGCTGGCCAATGTTGCCAACGTCAGCCGTATCCCGCTGATCGCTTCGGACACCGATTCGGTCGAGCGCGGCGCCATTGCAGCCCTGGGACAGAGCTATTACGACATGGGCCGCCAGACCGGCAAGATCGTCGTACGCATCCTCAAGGGCGAAAAAACCAACAGCATTGCACCGCAGCTGGGTGAAAAGCTGTCACTGGTCGTGAACCAGACCTCAGCCCAGAAGCAGGGTGCTCCGCTGAGCGATGCACTCAAGCAGGAAGCCAAAACGGTCCTGAAGTAA
- a CDS encoding SPFH domain-containing protein, which translates to MLSTAAVLLILAFIVVARALRVVPQQSAFVVERLGRFHSVLSPGLNVIIPFIDRVAYRHSLKEIPLDVPSQICITKDNTQLKVDGILYFLVTDAKRASYGTSDYVLAISQLAQTTLRSLIGKMELDKTFEERDDINRAVVAALDEAAQTWGVKVLRYEIKDLVPPTEILHAMQQQITAEREKRALIASSEGRKMEQINIATGEREAAIKKSEGEMQALINQSSGERQARINTAQGESEAIRLVADATADAIARVAGAVQTPGGIEAVNLKVAEQYVDAFAQLARKGNTLILPANAGDVAGLVATAMSVIRQQGGDSTAGPGRCPPAD; encoded by the coding sequence ATGCTGTCTACCGCTGCTGTCCTGCTGATCCTTGCCTTTATTGTCGTTGCCCGCGCCTTGCGCGTGGTACCGCAGCAAAGTGCCTTTGTCGTCGAACGACTGGGACGTTTTCACAGCGTCCTGTCTCCGGGCCTGAACGTCATCATTCCGTTCATTGACCGCGTAGCCTATCGCCACAGTCTCAAGGAAATCCCGCTCGACGTGCCAAGCCAGATCTGCATCACCAAGGACAATACCCAGCTCAAGGTCGACGGCATCCTGTATTTCCTCGTGACCGATGCCAAACGTGCCAGCTATGGCACCAGTGATTATGTGCTGGCAATTTCCCAGCTGGCCCAGACCACCCTGCGCTCGCTGATCGGCAAGATGGAACTGGACAAGACTTTCGAAGAGCGCGACGACATCAACCGGGCCGTCGTGGCGGCACTGGACGAAGCAGCCCAGACCTGGGGTGTCAAGGTATTGCGCTACGAAATCAAGGACCTGGTTCCCCCGACGGAAATCCTGCATGCCATGCAGCAGCAAATCACTGCCGAGCGGGAAAAGCGCGCCCTGATCGCTTCCAGCGAAGGCCGCAAGATGGAGCAGATCAACATCGCCACCGGTGAGCGTGAGGCTGCCATCAAGAAATCCGAAGGTGAAATGCAGGCGCTCATCAACCAGTCCTCCGGCGAACGACAGGCCCGCATCAACACAGCCCAGGGCGAATCCGAAGCCATCCGGCTGGTGGCAGATGCCACGGCCGATGCCATCGCCCGCGTAGCCGGTGCGGTACAGACGCCCGGAGGCATCGAGGCCGTCAATCTCAAGGTAGCCGAGCAGTACGTCGATGCCTTCGCCCAACTGGCCCGCAAGGGCAATACCCTGATCCTGCCGGCCAATGCCGGTGACGTCGCCGGCCTGGTCGCCACCGCCATGTCGGTCATCCGCCAGCAAGGCGGAGACAGCACCGCCGGGCCCGGTCGTTGCCCGCCGGCAGACTGA
- a CDS encoding NfeD family protein: protein MSHAYLWLILALLALVAELFSGTFYLLVLAIGLLAAAATAGLGLAPEWHFISAAAITLAGWLFLLRRRRQLLSSAPAPLDADAGATVEILYWQDARHARVRYRGTEWDARLSSRIRPATDCHFEIVRLDGNTLIIRAVEE, encoded by the coding sequence ATGTCCCATGCCTATCTCTGGCTGATTCTGGCATTGCTGGCCCTCGTGGCCGAGCTGTTCAGCGGAACCTTTTACCTTCTGGTCCTGGCCATCGGGCTTCTGGCGGCTGCCGCCACAGCCGGGCTGGGTCTTGCGCCGGAATGGCACTTCATCAGTGCCGCCGCCATCACGCTGGCCGGCTGGCTGTTCCTGCTGCGCCGTCGCCGGCAACTGCTGTCCTCAGCACCGGCCCCGCTGGATGCCGACGCAGGCGCCACTGTCGAAATACTTTACTGGCAGGATGCTCGTCACGCCCGTGTACGCTATCGCGGCACGGAATGGGATGCACGGCTCTCCTCCAGAATCCGTCCGGCAACAGACTGTCATTTCGAGATAGTCAGGCTGGACGGCAATACCCTGATCATCCGTGCTGTCGAGGAGTGA
- a CDS encoding histone deacetylase family protein codes for MLTVYSDTHHEQAGKAELINGTLMPCFENPSRADMVREAVDAAGFSRIGPTDHGKEPILAVHRENYVRFLETFWERWSRPSRRSATGRDYDALPLIWPTRCFRQVEPEDIDGQLGYFSMDAGTPVTKGTWTAIYGSAQTALTGADRLLAGEKGVFALCRPPGHHAAADVFGGYCFFNNAAIAAQHLRDKGCSRVAVLDVDYHHGNGTQSIFYDRADVLFASIHGDPRTEFPFYLGFADERGEGAGLGFNHNFPLPAGSDVPAWMGALADACRVISAFRPDALVVSLGLDTYQGDPISTFKLDTPEFVRMGEQLGRLGVPTLFCLEGGYAVGPIGANAVAVLSGYDGTAHG; via the coding sequence ATGTTGACTGTCTATTCCGATACTCATCACGAGCAGGCCGGCAAGGCGGAATTGATCAATGGCACCCTGATGCCGTGTTTTGAAAATCCTTCGCGGGCCGACATGGTGCGGGAGGCTGTGGATGCCGCAGGCTTTTCCCGCATCGGGCCAACCGACCATGGCAAGGAGCCGATCCTGGCCGTGCACCGCGAGAACTATGTCCGGTTCCTGGAAACCTTCTGGGAGCGCTGGAGTCGCCCAAGCCGCCGTTCGGCCACCGGTCGGGATTACGATGCCTTGCCGCTGATCTGGCCGACCCGCTGCTTCCGGCAGGTCGAACCGGAGGACATTGACGGGCAGCTCGGTTATTTCAGCATGGATGCCGGCACTCCGGTCACCAAGGGCACATGGACGGCCATCTATGGGTCGGCACAAACGGCCCTGACGGGAGCTGACCGGTTGCTGGCCGGTGAAAAGGGCGTGTTTGCCCTGTGCCGTCCGCCGGGACATCATGCCGCTGCGGATGTGTTTGGCGGCTACTGCTTCTTCAACAATGCGGCCATTGCTGCCCAGCACTTGCGTGACAAGGGGTGCAGCCGGGTCGCGGTTCTGGATGTCGACTATCACCACGGCAACGGTACCCAGAGCATTTTTTATGACCGTGCCGACGTGCTGTTTGCGTCCATTCATGGCGACCCGCGGACAGAGTTTCCGTTTTACCTCGGGTTTGCCGATGAAAGAGGAGAGGGCGCCGGGTTGGGTTTCAACCATAATTTTCCGCTGCCGGCCGGGAGCGATGTGCCTGCGTGGATGGGCGCACTGGCCGACGCATGCCGGGTGATCTCGGCATTCCGGCCTGATGCGCTGGTGGTGTCGCTCGGGCTTGATACATATCAGGGCGATCCGATTTCCACCTTCAAGCTGGATACCCCTGAGTTTGTGCGCATGGGCGAGCAACTGGGGCGGCTGGGGGTGCCAACCCTGTTCTGCCT